One Mycobacterium kubicae genomic window carries:
- a CDS encoding cytochrome P450 gives MVNPLHAPVDKARERLSSVILIPAPQRVDDGLRRWSRRWPVRELAAPPAGSGLRPVLGDAGLPLVGHTLDYIRFGSDLGRERYERFGSVSWMGAFGTKMAVIAGPQATQEALTTNAKAFSQDGWAFLIDAFFHRGLMLMSFDEHLMHRRIMQEAFTRPRLAGYVTQVTPCVRATLPTWPTGPSVRMYPLLKNLTLDIATDVFMGGRGKDSSDAINQAFVATVRAASSLVRAPLPGTRYRAGIRGRRVLEEYFARHLPAARAGNSNDLFAALCHASTEDGQRFSDSDVINHMIFLMMAAHDTSTITTTAVTYYLAKHPEWQDRVRAESDALGDRSPEIDDLEALRSLDLVIKESMRLVAPVPLVMRKTVQDTAIDGHYIPRDTLVAITPAVNHFVREVWHNPDRFDPLRFDDPRREDQAHRFAWLPFGGGAHKCIGMHFGTLEVKAILHQMLRTFTFGLDTDYRIRWDNTSLPIPVDGLPITLRRR, from the coding sequence ATGGTTAACCCGCTACACGCACCCGTCGATAAAGCCCGGGAACGGTTATCTTCGGTCATCTTGATTCCCGCGCCGCAACGGGTGGACGACGGACTTCGCCGGTGGAGTCGGCGGTGGCCAGTGCGTGAACTAGCCGCGCCCCCGGCCGGAAGCGGACTGCGACCGGTTCTCGGTGATGCCGGGCTCCCCTTGGTCGGGCACACCCTCGACTACATCCGGTTTGGGTCCGACCTGGGCAGAGAGCGCTACGAACGGTTCGGATCTGTCTCGTGGATGGGAGCGTTCGGCACCAAAATGGCGGTCATCGCGGGCCCCCAAGCTACCCAGGAGGCGCTCACCACCAACGCAAAGGCGTTCTCGCAAGACGGCTGGGCCTTTCTCATCGACGCGTTCTTCCACCGCGGATTGATGCTGATGAGCTTTGACGAACACCTCATGCACCGGCGCATCATGCAGGAGGCCTTCACGCGGCCGCGACTGGCCGGCTACGTCACCCAAGTGACCCCTTGCGTCCGCGCAACCCTGCCCACGTGGCCGACCGGCCCGTCCGTCCGCATGTACCCGCTGTTGAAAAACCTGACCCTCGACATCGCCACCGATGTGTTCATGGGTGGCCGAGGCAAAGACAGCAGCGACGCCATTAACCAGGCGTTCGTCGCTACGGTACGCGCGGCCAGCTCACTCGTCCGCGCGCCGCTTCCCGGCACCCGCTATCGCGCCGGGATCCGCGGCCGACGGGTGCTCGAGGAATACTTCGCCCGGCACTTGCCGGCCGCCCGGGCCGGCAACAGCAATGACCTGTTCGCCGCGCTGTGCCATGCCAGCACCGAAGACGGACAACGTTTCAGTGACTCCGATGTCATCAACCACATGATTTTTCTGATGATGGCCGCTCACGACACATCGACCATCACCACCACCGCGGTAACTTATTACCTGGCAAAGCATCCAGAATGGCAAGATCGGGTTCGCGCCGAAAGCGATGCTCTCGGCGACCGATCACCCGAGATCGACGATTTGGAAGCGCTCAGGTCGCTCGATCTGGTGATCAAGGAATCCATGAGACTCGTGGCGCCGGTCCCGCTAGTCATGCGCAAAACAGTGCAAGACACCGCAATAGACGGCCACTACATTCCCCGCGACACGCTTGTGGCGATCACTCCCGCCGTCAACCATTTCGTCCGCGAAGTCTGGCATAACCCGGATCGCTTCGACCCCTTACGTTTCGACGACCCGCGCCGCGAGGACCAAGCTCACCGCTTCGCGTGGCTGCCCTTCGGCGGTGGCGCGCACAAATGCATCGGCATGCACTTCGGCACCCTCGAGGTCAAAGCGATCCTGCACCAGATGCTGCGCACGTTCACCTTCGGCCTCGACACCGACTACCGCATCCGCTGGGACAACACATCGCTGCCGATCCCGGTCGACGGGTTACCGATCACGCTGCGCCGCCGATGA
- a CDS encoding transglutaminase-like domain-containing protein, translated as MKTEFARFLAATEFLDWKHDAVQQFTESATRNATDSVDKACRIFTAVRDSIWYDPYSVSDDPRQYRASAVAVAERAYCVPKAVLLTAACRAAGIPARLGFADVRNHLQTASLRERMGGSDVFVYHGYSQILLNGRWVKATPAFNRELCARFRVAPIEFDGQRDAMLHAYTGDGSQHLEYLHDRGVFDDLPLTEIIDALRDNYGELIYEPPPVPDSFTN; from the coding sequence ATGAAGACAGAATTTGCGCGGTTCCTCGCAGCCACCGAATTCCTCGACTGGAAACACGATGCCGTGCAGCAGTTCACCGAATCGGCGACACGCAACGCCACCGATTCCGTCGATAAGGCGTGCCGCATCTTCACCGCTGTCCGTGATTCGATCTGGTACGACCCGTATTCCGTCTCCGACGACCCGCGCCAGTACCGAGCCAGCGCGGTCGCCGTCGCCGAGCGCGCCTACTGTGTCCCCAAGGCGGTGCTCTTGACGGCTGCATGTCGCGCCGCGGGGATTCCGGCGCGGTTGGGTTTCGCCGACGTCCGCAACCATCTACAGACCGCGAGTCTCCGTGAACGGATGGGTGGTTCGGACGTTTTCGTCTACCACGGCTACAGTCAAATACTGCTGAATGGTCGGTGGGTCAAGGCCACACCGGCATTCAACCGCGAGTTATGCGCGCGCTTCCGCGTCGCTCCCATCGAATTCGACGGTCAGCGAGACGCCATGTTGCACGCCTACACAGGCGACGGCTCTCAACACCTGGAATACCTCCATGACCGTGGTGTTTTCGACGACCTTCCCCTCACGGAAATCATCGACGCGCTGCGCGACAATTACGGCGAACTCATCTACGAACCTCCTCCAGTGCCGGACTCATTCACCAACTAG